Proteins co-encoded in one Nicotiana sylvestris chromosome 7, ASM39365v2, whole genome shotgun sequence genomic window:
- the LOC138872728 gene encoding uncharacterized protein: protein MFGGPLARCLGPSHTKYVMREIDEGHCENHVGGRSLVKTIIRAGYYLPKLEEDAEKFVAKCDKCQRYGYGQAESINKIIINNLKKRLEESKGNWLEVLPRVLWAYKTTAKTSTRETPFSHIYRAEALIPIEIGEPSKIYTQDTKESNEEEMRVNLELLEERRETTLIRMEVEKHVIERYYNQKAHLRYFKIGDYVLKKFFQSTRAANAGKLSPNWEGTYKIHGIAGKVHTSLKYWMARFYLQIGMLFI from the exons atgttcggtggtcctcTAGCAAGATGTCTCGGGCCTTCTCATACgaaatatgtgatgagagaaataGACGAGGGACATTGTGAAAATCATGTTGGAGGAAGATCTTTGGTAAAAACCATAATTAGAGCTGGCTATTATTTGCCAAAATTGGAAGAAGACGCGGAAAAATTTGTGGCaaaatgtgacaagtgccaaagatatg GCtatggacaagctgaatcaataaataaaatcattatcaataacttgaagaAAAGGCTAGAAGAATCTAAAGGCAATTGGCTAGAGGTACTACCTAGAGTCTTGTGGGCTTACAAAACAACAGCAAAAACAAGTACgagagaaacaccattttcgcaTATATACAGAGCTGAAGCATTAATTCCAATCGAGATCGGGGAACCAAGTAAGATATATACTCAAGATACTAAAGAGTCGAACGAAGAAGAGATGCGGGTAAACCTGGAATTACTTGAGGAAAGGAGGGAAACAACATTAATAAGGATGGAAGTGGAAAAACACGTTATTGAGCGATATTACAATCAGAAAGCTCATctcagatacttcaagattggggactacgTGCTCAAGAAATTTTTCCAATCCACAAGGGCAGCCAACGCAGGAAAGTTAAGTCCAAATTGGGAAGGGACTTACAAGATTCATGGTATCGCAGGAAAGGTGCATACGAGCTTGAAATATTGGATGGCAAGATTCTACCTTcaaattggaatgttgttcatctga